A region of Deltaproteobacteria bacterium DNA encodes the following proteins:
- a CDS encoding ABC transporter permease: protein METLDFNKIARKAIQDHRNERVYLFRLFLKKKLAVFSAFVLVSIMLAAVFAPWVAPYPDQGKGSVNLEDRLQPFSRKHLLGTDTYGRDLLSRAIYGGRISVFGGFFIVLMAALIGVPLGLWAGYREGVSGAVIMRTAELVLSFPSVLVAMGVSIVVGAGSITALVALIIPWWPWYTRLVQGEVLSIKNMLYVEAAQMLGYGRIYILFRHLLPNILTPVIVMMMLDIGPAIIAIGVLSFLGLGTQAPSADWGLMVWEGAPNILGEWWIAIVPGFAMFLLVTAFNIFGDTLKDILDPN, encoded by the coding sequence ATGGAAACCCTTGATTTTAACAAGATAGCCCGAAAAGCCATTCAAGACCATCGCAACGAAAGGGTTTACCTCTTTCGGCTTTTCTTGAAGAAAAAGCTGGCGGTATTTTCGGCATTCGTGCTCGTGAGTATCATGCTGGCCGCTGTGTTCGCCCCTTGGGTAGCCCCCTATCCGGATCAGGGCAAGGGATCGGTGAACCTTGAGGACCGACTGCAGCCGTTTTCCAGGAAACACCTTTTAGGAACCGACACCTACGGACGCGATCTTTTGAGCCGGGCTATCTACGGCGGACGCATCTCCGTGTTCGGAGGCTTTTTCATCGTGCTGATGGCAGCGCTCATCGGGGTGCCCCTGGGTTTGTGGGCCGGTTACCGGGAGGGAGTATCCGGCGCTGTCATCATGCGTACGGCGGAACTCGTCCTCTCGTTTCCGTCGGTCCTGGTGGCTATGGGGGTATCCATCGTCGTCGGTGCCGGATCCATTACAGCTCTGGTGGCCCTGATCATCCCCTGGTGGCCCTGGTACACACGGCTGGTCCAAGGCGAGGTACTATCCATAAAAAACATGCTTTACGTCGAAGCCGCCCAGATGCTTGGTTATGGGAGGATCTATATCCTGTTTCGCCATCTGCTGCCCAACATTTTGACACCGGTGATTGTCATGATGATGCTGGACATAGGACCGGCCATCATCGCCATCGGTGTTCTGAGTTTTCTTGGGCTGGGAACCCAGGCTCCCAGTGCCGACTGGGGACTCATGGTTTGGGAAGGAGCCCCCAATATTCTGGGTGAATGGTGGATCGCGATCGTGCCCGGGTTTGCCATGTTTTTGCTGGTAACCGCTTTCAATATTTTCGGTGATACCTTGAAGGATATTCTGGACCCGAATTAA